In one Acetobacter sp. genomic region, the following are encoded:
- the msrB gene encoding peptide-methionine (R)-S-oxide reductase MsrB, with amino-acid sequence MVQKSTPIAVCGSLTPDQVRILREHGTERPGSSPLNHEKRPGQYRCAGCGNPLFTADTKYESGSGWPSFFDVLPGAIEERRDISHGMIRVEVLCANCQGHLGHVFPDGPPPTGLRYCMNGLVLDFQPEDSASSGAI; translated from the coding sequence ATGGTTCAAAAATCCACACCGATAGCCGTTTGTGGATCGCTCACACCGGATCAGGTGCGTATCCTGCGTGAGCACGGAACGGAACGGCCGGGCTCAAGTCCGCTCAACCATGAAAAACGGCCGGGGCAGTATCGCTGCGCGGGATGCGGCAACCCTCTTTTCACGGCCGACACCAAGTATGAGAGCGGGAGTGGCTGGCCATCCTTTTTCGATGTTCTGCCCGGAGCCATCGAGGAACGGAGAGACATCAGTCACGGCATGATACGCGTCGAGGTTCTGTGCGCGAACTGTCAGGGACATCTTGGTCATGTCTTTCCCGACGGACCGCCTCCCACCGGACTTCGTTATTGCATGAACGGTCTGGTTCTCGATTTCCAGCCGGAAGATTCCGCCAGTTCAGGTGCTATTTGA
- the upp gene encoding uracil phosphoribosyltransferase has product MTSTESSRMPTDMVTVVSHPLVRHKLTHLRARTTSTAGFRRLVRELSLLLAYEATRDLKLEPVTIETPQETMEAEELSGKKLCFVSILRAGNGILDGMLDLIPSARVGHIGLYRDPETLGAVEYYMKLPDDIGERICIAVDPMLATGHSAVAAIDRLKNAGCSSIIFVCLLAAPQGVACLQKAHPDVRIITCSIDRELDDHGYICPGLGDAGDRLFGTK; this is encoded by the coding sequence ATGACTTCAACCGAGAGTTCCCGCATGCCGACCGATATGGTTACTGTCGTCAGTCATCCTCTTGTTCGTCACAAGCTGACACATCTGAGAGCCCGCACGACATCGACCGCCGGATTCAGACGGCTGGTGCGTGAGTTGAGCCTGTTGCTCGCTTACGAAGCAACCCGGGATCTCAAGCTTGAGCCGGTGACGATTGAGACCCCTCAGGAGACGATGGAGGCCGAGGAGCTTTCCGGCAAAAAACTCTGCTTTGTCTCGATCCTGCGTGCGGGAAACGGCATTCTGGATGGTATGCTCGACCTGATTCCATCAGCCCGCGTCGGTCATATCGGCTTGTACAGAGACCCGGAAACTCTGGGAGCTGTCGAATATTATATGAAACTGCCGGACGATATCGGCGAGCGTATCTGCATTGCCGTCGATCCGATGCTTGCGACAGGGCATAGCGCGGTCGCGGCAATTGATCGTCTTAAAAACGCCGGATGCAGTTCCATCATCTTCGTCTGTCTGCTTGCTGCTCCTCAGGGCGTCGCCTGCCTTCAGAAGGCGCATCCTGACGTGAGGATCATTACCTGCTCGATTGACCGGGAACTGGATGATCACGGTTATATCTGCCCGGGACTGGGGGATGCGGGAGATCGGCTGTTCGGAACGAAGTAG
- a CDS encoding 23S rRNA (pseudouridine(1915)-N(3))-methyltransferase RlmH, producing the protein MRLIAVGRMKDSHERALVERYLKRLNPPLTITELPDGKGSPAEIKRREGEAILSALPDRAFVVVLDLAGKLMSSEVFSQKLGEWTETGRDVCFIIGGAEGLDAAVVVRADASISLGSFTWPHMLVRIMVVEQIYRARAIATGHPYHRSGRP; encoded by the coding sequence ATGCGCCTGATCGCCGTCGGGCGGATGAAGGACAGTCATGAGCGGGCACTGGTGGAACGCTACCTCAAACGCCTGAATCCGCCCCTGACAATCACAGAACTTCCCGATGGAAAAGGTAGTCCGGCGGAAATCAAACGCCGGGAAGGAGAGGCGATTCTGTCGGCCCTCCCTGACCGTGCTTTTGTAGTGGTCCTTGATCTGGCGGGAAAACTCATGTCCAGCGAAGTGTTTTCACAAAAACTGGGTGAGTGGACGGAAACGGGGCGTGACGTCTGTTTCATCATTGGTGGAGCGGAAGGACTGGATGCTGCGGTAGTGGTCCGTGCAGATGCATCGATCTCTCTGGGGAGCTTCACATGGCCGCATATGCTGGTTCGCATCATGGTGGTGGAGCAGATTTACAGAGCCCGCGCGATTGCCACCGGGCATCCCTATCATCGTTCTGGACGACCATAA
- the gltX gene encoding glutamate--tRNA ligase — protein sequence MKLRFAPSPTGMLHVGNARQAIANALFARRHNAAFQLRIDDTDIGRSQEIYVSGIKTDLEWLGISWDETFRQTECLDRYNRAIEALKASGRLYPCFESEQELAAKREMRIRLRKPPLYDRAMLKMTAAQRAQAEANGKVPYWRFKLTDASKGWKDLVMGDCSVKLTAVSDPVLVRADGTILYTLASIVDDLETGVTHIIRGEDHITNTGVQLDIAEALGARPGRFTFAHLPLLLDEGGGKLSKRFDSMSIKTLRRDGVEAEAMTTYLASLGSSKSPEPMGFDALAQDYDLSCISKSAARFDMKQLLTLNRRILTTAEFQDVRERLPEGATEQFWLAIRGNIELLTECHHWWHVTHGEINSSAQPEELDYLRQAASLLPEEPWSEDTWSIWTKAIAEATGRKGKALFRPLRLALTGEEHGPELKMLLPLIGRKRSLARLSLTV from the coding sequence ATGAAACTTCGTTTTGCTCCCAGTCCGACAGGCATGCTCCATGTCGGCAACGCACGCCAGGCTATTGCCAACGCACTCTTCGCCCGCAGACATAATGCGGCGTTTCAACTGCGTATTGATGATACGGATATCGGCCGATCCCAGGAAATCTATGTCTCCGGCATCAAGACCGACCTCGAATGGCTTGGAATTTCGTGGGATGAAACCTTCCGCCAGACAGAGTGTCTGGATCGCTACAACCGGGCGATTGAAGCCCTGAAGGCGTCTGGCCGACTTTATCCCTGCTTTGAAAGCGAGCAGGAACTCGCCGCCAAACGGGAGATGCGGATCAGGTTGCGTAAACCACCGCTCTACGATCGCGCCATGCTCAAGATGACGGCGGCCCAGCGCGCGCAGGCCGAAGCAAACGGCAAGGTCCCCTACTGGCGCTTCAAGCTGACCGACGCCAGCAAGGGCTGGAAAGATCTTGTGATGGGTGACTGCTCCGTGAAGCTGACAGCGGTCTCGGACCCCGTGCTTGTGCGCGCGGACGGCACGATCCTCTACACGCTGGCGTCGATTGTGGATGATCTGGAAACGGGCGTGACCCATATCATCCGAGGCGAGGATCATATTACGAATACCGGCGTGCAGCTTGACATCGCCGAAGCTCTGGGCGCGAGGCCCGGTCGTTTTACGTTTGCGCACCTCCCCCTCCTGCTGGATGAAGGCGGTGGAAAACTCTCCAAGCGCTTTGATTCCATGTCCATCAAGACATTGCGTCGCGACGGCGTCGAGGCGGAAGCAATGACGACCTATCTTGCCAGTCTGGGCAGTTCCAAATCGCCTGAGCCAATGGGTTTCGACGCTCTGGCACAGGATTATGACCTGTCGTGCATCTCGAAATCCGCCGCACGCTTCGACATGAAGCAACTGTTGACGCTCAACAGGCGCATCCTCACCACCGCGGAATTTCAGGATGTCCGTGAGCGTCTGCCTGAAGGCGCTACTGAGCAGTTCTGGCTGGCCATTCGCGGCAACATCGAACTGCTTACGGAGTGCCATCACTGGTGGCATGTGACGCACGGAGAAATCAACTCTTCCGCACAACCGGAAGAACTCGACTATCTGAGACAGGCAGCCAGCCTGCTCCCGGAAGAACCGTGGTCGGAAGACACATGGTCTATCTGGACAAAAGCAATTGCCGAAGCAACGGGGCGCAAAGGGAAGGCGCTTTTCCGTCCACTCAGGCTGGCTCTTACGGGTGAAGAGCATGGCCCTGAGCTAAAAATGCTTCTGCCGCTGATTGGACGGAAACGCTCGTTGGCCAGACTGTCGTTGACAGTCTGA
- a CDS encoding glycosyltransferase, with translation MTLDATGERFMPEMRGETALEHMHRYLFAREVISEGAAVLDVASGEGYGSALLSAKAGTVVGVDVSRSAAEHAQRKYGNDRVKFLTGDACALPLPSASIDFIVSFETIEHVADHEKMLGEFVRVLKPSGVVIISSPDKYRYSMITGYSNEFHVKELFSHEFQQLMRQYFSNVVFGGQRNMFGTVIDFPDTASRDVSFSLAEGDIARFEDVPEPMYLIAIASRADLPLAVRGVCIDHVTESDAFQSMSKIEHHSSRLEGELDREKVKVIDLARNLFEERERNAVLRTDLATQCHNANLLAALCDEREEKNNVLSKETQDLAERLAGAEHRYNAVENSTAWRVTKPVRYVFSKMPLVRSAVRRVRHRAGANPSVAAPVRDDAPGEADGGAHRPEYVLDDTERMIASDIAQVFDVPYYSRQSGISLENLDNFTAAAHYLRSGYDAGLNPCEGFDTNYYRNRYPDVIEAGMHPLWHWVLHGRREGRPAVPYEQRLKSIAYAPLISAIIPNYNHAEFLEKRFDSIINQTYKNIEIIFLDDCSEDESLQIAEKFKEQYPDKIKIFSNEVNSGNVFRQWRKGVEAAQGEVIWICESDDFADETFVEKLVGSFVDPSVQIAFGRIQYCDRQGNFQDGLDGYRERAQSGIWDAPLVKPAGWWFTNAFSVSNVIANVGGCLIRRHDVRPEVWERAQQFHVLGDWYLYAEWAAGGQIVYSPEARAYFRQHERNTSVNSFKTARFYREHQELIEYLRRKWGVDDGHVLRFADALKSTFTSVAAEQLLGSFESVFDLEQVLACQHEEQHIVFAVLGFKLGGGEILPIQLANELVKQGVMVSFLVYEHTGEDPQIRALLDRSIPVYSADAARMVGMWRYVLDLRADLIHSHFCFCELLFFPDDASLPVLPYLVTLHGSYECVSFSRNIIRRLEKAVTLWVYLTEKNLLHLRDEKGQLPVGDIAFIGNGMALDDRPFPMSRSQLGLTEDDFVLAIASRCIPEKGWKQACVAVCQLNLAENGRKVHLLLCGTGDALEELVEQYGDIPEIHFLGYQDCISGLYRLADCMLLPTRFPGESFPLTLIQALQVGTPAIATEVGFVRSMMTGDDHSLAGLLLPLEEDDEIFQSFIMQAIREMMNDEERTAFAETALRCGARYGIDKVAEHYIRTYRRFRNEAIACDNQ, from the coding sequence ATGACGTTGGATGCCACTGGTGAACGGTTCATGCCTGAGATGCGCGGCGAGACGGCGCTCGAGCATATGCACCGTTATCTTTTCGCCCGGGAGGTCATCAGTGAAGGGGCTGCGGTTCTGGATGTGGCATCGGGCGAGGGTTACGGAAGCGCTCTTCTCAGTGCAAAGGCCGGGACGGTTGTTGGCGTGGATGTGTCCCGGAGCGCCGCGGAACATGCCCAGCGTAAATATGGTAACGACCGCGTAAAATTCCTGACCGGCGATGCCTGCGCGTTGCCCCTGCCTTCCGCCAGCATCGACTTTATCGTCAGTTTCGAAACGATCGAGCATGTCGCCGATCATGAAAAAATGCTCGGGGAGTTTGTCCGTGTTCTGAAACCATCGGGTGTGGTGATCATTTCCAGCCCCGATAAATATCGTTATTCCATGATCACCGGCTATTCCAATGAGTTTCACGTAAAAGAACTTTTCAGCCATGAGTTTCAGCAACTCATGCGGCAGTATTTTTCCAATGTCGTATTCGGCGGTCAGAGAAACATGTTCGGGACGGTCATAGATTTTCCCGACACAGCCAGCAGGGATGTCAGTTTCTCGCTTGCTGAGGGCGATATCGCCCGGTTTGAAGACGTTCCGGAACCGATGTATCTGATCGCCATAGCATCCAGAGCGGATCTTCCTCTGGCTGTGCGCGGCGTCTGCATAGACCATGTGACGGAAAGCGATGCTTTTCAAAGCATGTCAAAGATAGAACACCATTCTTCCAGACTGGAAGGCGAACTGGACAGGGAAAAGGTGAAGGTCATTGATCTCGCCCGTAATCTGTTCGAGGAGCGTGAAAGAAATGCCGTTCTCAGAACGGACCTTGCCACCCAGTGTCATAACGCCAACCTTCTGGCGGCCCTCTGCGATGAACGCGAAGAGAAAAACAATGTCCTGAGCAAGGAAACGCAGGATCTGGCTGAAAGGCTTGCCGGAGCTGAACACCGGTATAATGCGGTTGAGAACAGTACTGCATGGCGCGTGACGAAACCGGTCCGGTATGTGTTCTCAAAAATGCCTCTCGTGAGGTCCGCGGTCCGGCGCGTCCGCCATCGGGCAGGCGCTAATCCGTCAGTTGCAGCACCCGTACGCGATGACGCGCCGGGTGAAGCGGATGGAGGCGCTCATCGACCAGAATATGTCCTCGACGACACGGAGCGTATGATCGCGTCTGATATTGCTCAGGTCTTTGACGTTCCGTACTACAGTCGGCAGTCGGGTATCTCTCTGGAAAATCTGGATAATTTTACCGCCGCGGCGCATTACCTGAGATCAGGCTATGACGCAGGACTGAACCCCTGTGAGGGTTTTGATACCAATTATTATCGAAACAGATATCCAGATGTCATAGAGGCGGGCATGCACCCGCTGTGGCACTGGGTTCTGCATGGACGACGTGAAGGCCGTCCAGCGGTGCCTTACGAACAGCGCCTGAAATCCATAGCTTACGCCCCCTTGATCAGCGCCATCATTCCCAACTATAACCACGCGGAATTTCTTGAAAAACGTTTCGACTCCATTATAAATCAGACCTATAAAAATATAGAAATAATTTTTCTCGATGATTGCTCGGAGGATGAAAGTCTTCAGATCGCGGAAAAATTCAAAGAGCAATATCCCGATAAAATAAAGATTTTTTCCAATGAAGTTAATTCCGGGAATGTTTTCAGACAGTGGCGCAAAGGGGTAGAGGCGGCTCAGGGCGAAGTCATCTGGATTTGCGAAAGTGATGATTTCGCGGATGAGACCTTTGTGGAAAAACTGGTCGGTAGCTTTGTTGATCCCAGTGTCCAGATAGCTTTTGGTCGCATCCAGTATTGCGACCGTCAGGGCAATTTTCAGGATGGCCTTGATGGTTACAGGGAGCGTGCGCAATCAGGCATATGGGACGCACCGCTGGTGAAGCCTGCCGGATGGTGGTTTACCAACGCCTTTTCTGTATCGAACGTCATTGCCAATGTTGGCGGGTGTCTGATCCGTCGTCATGATGTTCGGCCTGAAGTCTGGGAAAGGGCGCAACAGTTTCACGTTCTTGGCGACTGGTACCTTTATGCGGAGTGGGCCGCAGGAGGCCAGATCGTCTACTCTCCTGAAGCCAGAGCGTATTTCAGACAGCATGAGAGAAATACGTCGGTAAACAGTTTTAAAACAGCCCGTTTTTATCGGGAACATCAGGAACTGATAGAGTATCTCCGTCGCAAATGGGGCGTGGACGATGGCCATGTGCTGCGCTTTGCTGACGCCCTGAAATCGACTTTTACCTCTGTGGCGGCTGAACAGCTCTTGGGGTCTTTCGAAAGCGTGTTCGATCTGGAGCAGGTTCTTGCCTGTCAGCATGAAGAACAGCACATTGTCTTTGCCGTGCTCGGATTTAAGCTGGGAGGAGGGGAAATTCTCCCCATCCAGCTTGCCAACGAGCTTGTCAAACAGGGCGTCATGGTCTCGTTTCTGGTATACGAACATACTGGGGAAGACCCGCAGATACGTGCGCTTCTGGATCGCTCCATTCCCGTCTATTCAGCCGATGCCGCGCGTATGGTCGGGATGTGGCGTTATGTTCTCGACCTGCGTGCAGACCTGATTCATTCACATTTCTGCTTCTGTGAACTGCTGTTTTTCCCTGATGATGCGTCCCTGCCTGTACTGCCCTATCTGGTGACGCTGCATGGTTCCTATGAATGCGTTTCTTTCTCCAGAAACATCATTCGACGTCTGGAAAAGGCTGTGACGCTCTGGGTTTATCTGACAGAGAAAAACCTTCTGCATCTGCGTGATGAGAAGGGGCAACTGCCTGTTGGAGACATCGCCTTTATCGGTAACGGCATGGCTCTGGATGACAGGCCATTTCCGATGAGCCGGTCCCAACTTGGTCTGACTGAAGATGACTTCGTTCTGGCCATAGCCAGCCGCTGCATCCCCGAAAAAGGCTGGAAACAGGCATGTGTAGCTGTCTGCCAGCTTAATCTGGCGGAAAATGGACGAAAAGTACATCTGCTGCTTTGTGGAACCGGAGACGCACTGGAAGAACTTGTCGAGCAGTATGGTGACATTCCTGAAATCCATTTCCTTGGTTATCAGGATTGTATCAGCGGCCTGTATCGTCTGGCTGACTGCATGCTGCTGCCGACGAGATTTCCGGGAGAGTCTTTCCCCCTTACGCTGATTCAGGCGCTTCAGGTTGGGACACCTGCCATTGCGACGGAGGTTGGCTTCGTCCGGTCGATGATGACAGGTGACGATCACAGTCTGGCAGGTCTCTTGCTACCTCTTGAGGAAGATGATGAAATTTTTCAGTCTTTCATCATGCAGGCCATCAGGGAGATGATGAATGACGAGGAGCGCACAGCATTTGCGGAAACGGCATTACGGTGCGGCGCTCGATACGGCATCGACAAAGTTGCCGAACACTACATCAGAACTTACCGGCGCTTCAGGAATGAGGCGATAGCCTGCGACAATCAGTGA
- a CDS encoding PqiC family protein gives MSGIRKKLPLTAGLVFAVSLTGCSSPPLRLYTLAGPATTVPLSSGPLAPTAPTLEISRVSLPDYLDSQDILTRNGQAIERSPNGRWAERLSNGITDLITARLSAARPDMFVTEQAPPGSASVSRIRTAVTRLDIPASGRAFLDANWTYIAGDDHISTRTDRVQLTSSVTDNGTDAKIVETTNDLVSQLSKAIASSLPQ, from the coding sequence ATGTCTGGAATACGCAAGAAACTGCCGCTCACGGCTGGTCTGGTCTTCGCCGTGTCCCTGACTGGGTGTTCAAGCCCTCCCTTGCGCCTTTACACGCTCGCAGGTCCGGCAACGACAGTCCCTCTGTCATCCGGACCGCTCGCCCCGACAGCTCCCACGCTGGAAATCAGCCGTGTTTCACTGCCCGACTACCTCGACTCCCAGGATATTCTCACCCGTAACGGGCAGGCCATCGAACGCAGTCCGAATGGACGCTGGGCTGAGCGGCTTTCCAACGGGATTACGGACCTGATCACGGCAAGACTCAGCGCTGCACGTCCCGATATGTTTGTGACCGAGCAGGCGCCGCCGGGTTCGGCTTCGGTATCCCGCATCCGCACTGCGGTCACCCGACTGGATATTCCCGCATCCGGTCGAGCCTTTCTCGACGCCAACTGGACCTATATTGCGGGTGACGACCATATCTCGACGAGAACGGATCGGGTTCAGCTCACGTCATCCGTAACTGACAACGGCACTGACGCAAAAATAGTCGAAACGACGAATGATCTTGTCAGTCAGCTCAGCAAGGCGATTGCTTCCTCCCTGCCGCAATAA
- a CDS encoding MlaD family protein, whose protein sequence is MANDSGAARQTIVGLFVTGGIALSVLAFIFFGNTRLFSKNIRAVIVFQDSVAGLSVGAPVTFRGVRVGAVDKITLRYDQGNGVPYIPVEVSLDPDQVHVSDAPKSAERLNLRQVVAQGLRAEQNIQSFVTGTVSINLDFFPGSPAISHPEVSSLVEIPTHASAIQKMKETLSDLPLKELATNANDAVLSIRDVAEKLNTQFPALVASLQESSKDSQQTLKAATATINDLHGKLNVTLLDIDRLMQTGNTQLQSRGADLQATLTSATKAADEARKTLENVEGILSPRSVNRDNLDSALRDIATAAASLRGFASDVERNPQLLLMGRRQ, encoded by the coding sequence ATGGCCAATGATTCAGGCGCAGCCCGTCAAACGATTGTCGGTCTTTTCGTCACGGGAGGCATCGCGCTGAGTGTGCTGGCCTTCATCTTTTTCGGGAACACCAGACTTTTCTCGAAAAATATCCGGGCGGTCATTGTATTTCAGGACTCCGTTGCCGGGCTGTCCGTGGGCGCGCCTGTGACCTTCCGGGGCGTCCGTGTGGGCGCCGTTGACAAGATCACGCTCCGCTATGATCAGGGCAATGGTGTTCCCTATATTCCGGTGGAAGTCAGTCTGGACCCCGATCAGGTCCATGTCAGCGACGCCCCGAAATCGGCGGAGCGCCTCAATCTTCGGCAGGTGGTCGCTCAGGGGCTGAGGGCCGAACAGAACATCCAGAGTTTCGTGACCGGCACCGTCAGCATCAATCTGGATTTTTTCCCCGGCTCACCTGCGATCTCCCACCCTGAAGTGTCCAGTCTGGTCGAAATTCCCACTCATGCGTCAGCGATCCAGAAGATGAAGGAAACGCTGTCCGATCTTCCTCTGAAAGAGCTTGCGACCAATGCCAACGACGCGGTGCTGTCCATCCGTGACGTTGCTGAAAAACTGAACACCCAGTTCCCGGCGCTTGTCGCCAGCCTTCAGGAAAGCTCGAAAGACTCCCAGCAGACCCTGAAAGCCGCCACTGCGACCATCAATGATCTGCACGGGAAGCTCAATGTGACCCTGCTTGATATTGATCGGCTGATGCAGACAGGGAACACCCAGTTGCAAAGCCGTGGAGCGGATTTGCAGGCCACACTGACGAGCGCCACAAAAGCAGCCGATGAGGCCAGAAAAACACTGGAAAACGTTGAAGGCATTCTCTCACCGCGCTCGGTGAACCGGGATAATCTGGATTCCGCCCTGCGCGATATCGCAACCGCCGCCGCGTCCCTGCGCGGGTTTGCGAGCGACGTTGAACGCAATCCTCAACTGCTCCTCATGGGACGGCGGCAGTAA
- a CDS encoding ABC transporter ATP-binding protein produces MQSSASPLQHAAASEQNDVLLSLRDVTIGYGPKVIQKNITMDVKRGSIFAVMGGSGCGKSTILRSMIGLLRPQAGRYTVDGDDYWSGPDSHRTALNRRFGVLFQSGALWSSMTVGENIALPLEMFTRLDKAMIRNLVELKLGLVGLSHAIDLYPSEISGGMKKRAGLARAIALDPDILFFDEPSAGLDPITSARLDDLILSLREGLGATIVIVSHELSSLFAIADDGIFLDAQSKTPIAHGSPRDLRDHCSDPQVHAFMHRDAQVDPAPAEPVRKGSPHNGQ; encoded by the coding sequence ATGCAGAGTAGCGCCAGCCCTCTCCAGCACGCAGCAGCTTCCGAACAGAACGATGTCCTGCTGTCACTGCGGGACGTCACCATTGGTTATGGTCCCAAGGTCATCCAGAAAAACATCACGATGGATGTCAAACGTGGCTCCATCTTTGCCGTCATGGGCGGTTCCGGTTGCGGCAAAAGCACCATTCTTCGCAGCATGATCGGTCTGCTTCGGCCTCAGGCGGGGCGCTATACGGTTGACGGCGATGACTACTGGTCAGGTCCGGATTCCCACAGAACGGCCCTCAACCGTCGTTTCGGCGTGCTGTTCCAGAGTGGCGCGCTGTGGTCTTCCATGACCGTCGGCGAAAATATTGCCCTGCCGCTTGAGATGTTTACACGGCTCGACAAGGCTATGATCCGTAACCTTGTCGAACTCAAACTCGGGCTGGTCGGCCTTTCCCATGCGATCGACCTCTATCCTTCCGAAATCTCGGGCGGCATGAAAAAGCGGGCCGGGCTGGCGCGCGCGATCGCCCTTGATCCCGACATCCTGTTTTTCGACGAACCCTCAGCAGGGCTGGACCCGATCACATCGGCGCGTCTGGATGATCTTATTCTCAGTCTGCGTGAAGGGCTGGGAGCGACCATCGTCATCGTCAGCCATGAGCTCTCCAGTCTGTTCGCCATTGCCGATGACGGTATCTTTCTCGATGCCCAGAGCAAGACACCGATCGCCCACGGCTCGCCTCGCGATCTGAGAGATCATTGTAGCGACCCACAGGTTCATGCCTTCATGCACCGCGATGCTCAGGTCGATCCAGCGCCCGCTGAACCAGTCAGGAAAGGCTCACCTCACAATGGCCAATGA
- a CDS encoding ABC transporter permease yields the protein MDNHAPESSSAAQDITSAQPEWTLSTNGQVPELHISGNWTIDEQVPLAFSSDALSAHNQSGALTVDASRLGQWDSSLVSFLWSAQQAAASEGLSLDISDLPEGVQRLSSLLPETPQIPAPAGDKIRNPFQLSGAFTLSSLNEVGALTLLGLETAQVSTKALSGHGGMRIRDLLTNIFDAGPAALLIVSIVNFLIGAILAFVGAVQLQKFSADIYVANLVGIACVRELSAVMTAIIMAGRTGGAYAARIATMLGNEEIDALQVFGIPISSYILVPAVVSLMVMMPLLYLYGCVMSIFGGYVVSVGMLPDITGAGYVHQTFGAVSMSQFEFGFVKSIVFAIMIGLVSCRIGLKAGRSAADVGTAATSAVVVGIVGVITLDAIFAVIANVLGI from the coding sequence ATGGACAATCACGCACCAGAAAGTTCTTCCGCCGCACAGGACATCACGTCCGCGCAGCCTGAATGGACTCTTTCAACCAATGGGCAGGTGCCTGAACTCCATATTTCAGGTAACTGGACGATCGATGAACAGGTGCCGCTGGCCTTTTCCAGCGATGCCCTGTCGGCCCACAATCAGTCGGGCGCTCTGACCGTCGATGCCAGCAGGCTCGGTCAGTGGGACTCTTCTCTCGTCTCGTTTCTGTGGAGCGCACAGCAGGCTGCCGCCAGCGAAGGGCTGAGCCTTGATATCAGCGATCTGCCCGAGGGTGTGCAGAGACTTTCCTCCCTTCTGCCTGAAACGCCTCAGATACCTGCCCCTGCCGGTGACAAGATACGCAATCCGTTCCAACTGAGCGGCGCATTCACCCTCTCCTCCCTCAATGAAGTCGGCGCCCTGACACTGCTCGGACTGGAAACCGCTCAGGTTTCGACAAAGGCCCTGAGCGGGCATGGTGGGATGCGGATTCGTGACCTGCTTACGAATATTTTCGACGCGGGACCGGCTGCGCTGCTGATCGTCAGCATCGTCAATTTTCTGATCGGCGCGATCCTCGCCTTCGTCGGCGCCGTGCAGCTCCAGAAGTTTTCCGCCGATATTTACGTCGCCAATCTCGTCGGCATTGCCTGCGTCCGCGAACTGTCAGCCGTCATGACGGCCATCATCATGGCGGGCCGCACGGGTGGCGCGTATGCGGCCCGTATCGCCACCATGCTGGGCAATGAAGAGATCGACGCCCTTCAGGTTTTTGGTATTCCCATCTCCAGCTATATTCTGGTCCCGGCAGTCGTTTCCCTGATGGTGATGATGCCGCTTCTGTATCTTTATGGCTGCGTGATGAGCATTTTTGGGGGGTATGTCGTGTCGGTCGGCATGCTGCCCGACATTACCGGCGCGGGGTACGTTCATCAGACTTTCGGCGCTGTCTCCATGAGCCAGTTTGAATTCGGTTTTGTAAAATCCATTGTCTTCGCGATCATGATCGGCCTTGTTTCCTGCCGGATCGGCCTGAAAGCCGGACGAAGCGCCGCCGATGTCGGCACGGCGGCCACATCTGCCGTGGTCGTGGGCATTGTGGGTGTCATCACACTGGACGCGATCTTTGCCGTCATAGCCAACGTCCTCGGAATCTGA